Proteins found in one Corynebacterium canis genomic segment:
- the trpB gene encoding tryptophan synthase subunit beta, whose product MTLLPAYFGEFGGQYVPELLIPALDQLERAFVDAINDPEFHNELSAYLRDYLGRPTPLTECSNLPLNSNARIFLKREDLVHGGAHKTNQVIGQALLAKRMGKTRIIAETGAGQHGTATALACALLGLECVIYMGEEDVRRQEPNVYRMKLMGAKVVPVTSGAGTLKDAVNEALRDWAATFHESHYLLGTAAGPHPFPTIVREFHRVISKEAKAQILERIGRLPDVVTACVGGGSNAIGMFAEFIDDPVELVGVEPAGHGLDSGHHGAPIHAGKIGILHGAKSYLMRTSDGQVEESYSISAGLDYPGVGPQHAYLHSIGRAQYVGITDAQALNAFQLLCRHEGIIPALESSHAMAYALQRAEAEPEAELAIIVSLSGRGDKDVDHVRATLDAHPEYLLEEQS is encoded by the coding sequence GTGACACTACTACCCGCATATTTCGGTGAGTTCGGTGGGCAATATGTCCCAGAGCTCCTGATCCCCGCACTTGATCAACTTGAGCGCGCCTTTGTAGACGCAATAAATGATCCGGAGTTCCACAACGAACTTTCCGCTTATCTCCGCGACTATCTCGGCCGCCCCACGCCGCTGACCGAATGCTCCAACCTGCCGCTGAATAGCAATGCCCGCATCTTTTTAAAGCGTGAAGACCTCGTTCATGGCGGCGCCCATAAGACGAACCAGGTGATCGGCCAGGCGCTGCTCGCAAAGCGCATGGGCAAGACCCGCATTATCGCGGAGACTGGCGCGGGCCAACATGGCACCGCCACCGCGTTGGCCTGCGCGCTGCTCGGCCTCGAGTGCGTTATCTATATGGGGGAGGAGGATGTGCGCCGCCAAGAACCCAACGTGTATCGCATGAAACTCATGGGCGCCAAGGTCGTCCCGGTCACCTCCGGGGCGGGCACCTTGAAGGACGCGGTGAATGAGGCGTTGCGCGATTGGGCCGCCACGTTCCACGAGTCGCACTACCTGCTTGGCACCGCCGCCGGTCCGCACCCATTCCCGACCATCGTGCGCGAGTTTCACCGCGTGATCTCCAAGGAAGCGAAGGCGCAGATCCTCGAGCGCATAGGCCGGCTTCCCGACGTTGTGACCGCCTGCGTCGGCGGCGGCTCCAATGCCATCGGCATGTTCGCGGAGTTTATCGACGACCCCGTGGAACTCGTCGGCGTAGAACCAGCGGGCCACGGGCTCGATTCCGGCCATCACGGTGCCCCAATCCATGCCGGAAAGATCGGAATCCTGCACGGCGCAAAGAGCTACCTGATGCGAACCAGCGACGGCCAGGTCGAGGAAAGCTATAGCATTTCCGCCGGCTTGGACTATCCGGGCGTGGGCCCCCAACACGCCTACCTGCACTCGATTGGCCGCGCTCAGTACGTTGGCATCACCGACGCCCAAGCCCTTAACGCATTTCAACTACTGTGCCGCCACGAGGGTATCATCCCCGCACTTGAATCCAGCCACGCAATGGCGTACGCCCTGCAACGCGCCGAGGCGGAACCGGAGGCCGAATTGGCAATTATCGTCTCCCTCTCCGGGCGGGGAGACAAAGACGTCGACCACGTTCGCGCCACCCTCGACGCACACCCCGAGTACCTGTTGGAGGAGCAATCATGA
- the trpD gene encoding anthranilate phosphoribosyltransferase, producing the protein MTKPLDLLRAYLDNPAPTVEEARAVFTPLTIGTYEDVHIAALLATIRARGETVADIAGAAQAFLTAARPFPITGEGVLDTAGTGGDNANTINISTGASLVTAACGSMVIKHGNRSVSSKSGSADVLEALNIPLDLDVKRAERQAREANFTFLFAPAYHPAIALVMPVRKALKVPTLFNILGPLLSPARPKLQIMGVNKPSLGEPVIQVMKELGRDRALLVHGSGTDEFAVHGPTEVWELRDGEITHYTVTPADLGVAEHKLKDLAGGDGAENAQHLRNVFARQGSLAHLDAISANAGAMLYLHGRVDTLAEGTNLAKQQILDGAVHEWLQKHEEANYG; encoded by the coding sequence ATGACAAAACCGCTTGATCTGCTGCGCGCCTACCTGGATAATCCCGCGCCCACGGTGGAAGAGGCGCGGGCGGTGTTTACCCCGCTGACTATCGGCACCTATGAGGATGTGCATATCGCCGCGTTGCTGGCGACGATCCGCGCGCGCGGCGAGACGGTTGCCGATATCGCGGGCGCGGCGCAGGCCTTCCTGACCGCCGCGCGGCCGTTCCCCATCACCGGGGAAGGGGTGCTGGACACCGCTGGCACGGGCGGCGATAATGCCAACACCATCAATATTTCCACCGGTGCCTCATTGGTTACCGCAGCTTGCGGCAGCATGGTGATCAAACACGGCAACCGTTCGGTGAGCTCAAAGTCGGGTTCGGCGGACGTGCTGGAGGCGCTGAATATTCCGCTGGACCTTGACGTCAAACGCGCCGAACGGCAAGCCCGGGAAGCGAACTTTACCTTCCTTTTTGCGCCGGCCTATCACCCCGCGATCGCGCTGGTAATGCCGGTGCGCAAGGCCCTTAAGGTGCCCACGCTGTTTAATATTCTCGGTCCGCTGCTCAGCCCCGCACGGCCGAAGCTGCAGATTATGGGCGTGAATAAGCCGTCGCTGGGCGAGCCGGTGATTCAGGTGATGAAGGAGCTTGGCCGCGATCGCGCGCTGTTGGTCCACGGTTCGGGCACCGACGAATTCGCAGTGCATGGCCCCACCGAAGTTTGGGAGTTGCGCGACGGGGAAATTACGCATTACACGGTGACGCCCGCAGACCTCGGCGTGGCCGAACACAAGTTAAAGGATCTGGCTGGCGGGGATGGTGCGGAGAACGCGCAGCACCTCCGCAACGTGTTCGCACGGCAAGGCTCGCTTGCTCACTTGGACGCCATTTCCGCCAATGCGGGGGCGATGCTGTACCTGCACGGGCGCGTGGATACGCTTGCCGAGGGCACGAACTTGGCCAAACAGCAAATCCTCGACGGCGCGGTGCACGAGTGGCTGCAGAAGCATGAGGAGGCCAATTATGGCTGA
- the trpA gene encoding tryptophan synthase subunit alpha translates to MSTRYAAMFDRLGEEGAFVPFFMLGDPNPEMSFEIIRAAVEGGADALELGIPFSDPVADGPTIQLAHIRALEAHVDVDTALAIVRRIRDTWPDLSIGLLIYGNVAFARGTERFYADVAASGADSVLLPDIPVREGRPFAQAAIAAGIDPIFIAPPHAAPDTLVGVAENSRGYTYAVSRVGVTGSEWESSTDGLANLVKHLKSFGGPPALLGFGISTPEHVANAIRAGAAGAICGSAISKLIEQHTGQELIDAVREFVAAMKAATKPTEP, encoded by the coding sequence ATGAGCACACGTTACGCGGCGATGTTTGATCGGCTGGGGGAGGAGGGCGCGTTCGTTCCCTTCTTTATGTTGGGTGATCCGAACCCCGAGATGAGCTTTGAGATCATCCGCGCTGCTGTCGAGGGCGGCGCCGATGCGCTGGAGCTTGGCATACCATTCTCCGACCCGGTCGCGGACGGCCCGACAATCCAACTCGCTCATATCCGCGCACTGGAGGCCCACGTAGACGTTGACACCGCGCTTGCCATCGTGCGCAGGATCCGCGACACTTGGCCAGATCTTTCTATCGGTTTGCTGATCTACGGCAATGTCGCCTTTGCACGTGGAACCGAACGGTTCTATGCGGACGTCGCCGCTTCGGGTGCCGATTCCGTGCTATTGCCCGATATCCCGGTCCGTGAGGGACGCCCCTTCGCGCAAGCGGCGATCGCGGCGGGAATCGACCCGATCTTTATCGCACCTCCCCATGCCGCGCCCGATACGCTCGTTGGTGTTGCGGAGAATTCACGTGGTTACACCTACGCGGTCTCCCGAGTCGGCGTCACCGGCTCGGAGTGGGAGTCTTCCACCGACGGCCTGGCCAACTTGGTCAAACACCTGAAAAGCTTTGGTGGGCCGCCCGCGCTGCTCGGCTTCGGCATCTCTACGCCCGAGCATGTGGCGAACGCGATCCGCGCGGGCGCGGCGGGGGCGATCTGCGGATCGGCCATTTCAAAGCTGATTGAACAGCACACAGGCCAAGAGCTGATCGATGCGGTTCGCGAGTTTGTCGCAGCAATGAAGGCCGCAACAAAGCCTACAGAACCCTAA
- a CDS encoding Rieske (2Fe-2S) protein: MTCSRRLFLVASATTFAGAILAACGSTSAKINASDVPVGKAVIVEGFIIAQPSKGTYKAYSASCPHQGTKIDITNDDGTVECPNHHSKFSIEDGAVLTGPSRSGLMPAKLSAEGKELTAEL, from the coding sequence ATGACTTGCTCACGTCGCCTATTTTTAGTTGCTTCTGCAACAACCTTCGCCGGTGCGATCCTAGCAGCCTGTGGTAGCACCAGCGCGAAAATCAATGCCTCGGATGTTCCGGTAGGGAAAGCTGTAATCGTTGAAGGTTTTATCATCGCCCAACCGTCCAAGGGAACGTACAAAGCGTACTCCGCCAGCTGCCCGCACCAGGGCACAAAGATCGACATCACCAATGATGACGGGACAGTAGAATGCCCCAACCACCATTCGAAATTCTCGATAGAGGATGGGGCAGTGTTGACCGGACCTTCGCGCTCGGGGCTTATGCCAGCCAAGCTTTCCGCTGAAGGCAAAGAATTGACGGCCGAGCTTTAG
- the trpCF gene encoding bifunctional indole-3-glycerol-phosphate synthase TrpC/phosphoribosylanthranilate isomerase TrpF has translation MAEIPTILQGIVENRRSHVPRIAERIDGTFTPKPSVRSLYSALHGANKFVMECKSASPSLGLIRADYHPGDIARVYSRYAAAISVLCEPDRFGGDYDHLATVAASTHLPVLCKDFIIAPEQVHAARLFGADAILLMLSILSDEEYRELAALAGEYNLDILTEVIDESEMERATHLGAQIIGINHRNLHDLSIDLSRSALLAPLAPPNTVVIAESGIRDHSTVRAISKHVNGFLVGSQLTGQPDIDRACRSLVFGDNKVCGLTTPRAAQLARAHGAVYGGLIFEAESPRNVSRETSQEIMAAEPALTYVAVTRRTRGFEELDIPGIEAIQVHAPLQPTLAEELSLIDAARTAHPGKQIWRAISMTHPDGPEFAAQLVDHVDMLVLDAQEGGSGTSFDWSTIPDHIRERSLLAGGIGPSNAAEALAVGCIGLDLNSGVEYAHSNEKDATKVAAVFSTIRKDR, from the coding sequence ATGGCTGAAATTCCGACGATTCTTCAGGGCATCGTTGAAAATCGGCGCTCACACGTCCCCAGAATCGCCGAACGCATCGATGGGACGTTTACCCCTAAGCCTTCCGTTAGAAGCCTTTATAGCGCATTACACGGCGCCAATAAATTTGTGATGGAGTGTAAATCCGCGTCTCCGTCCTTGGGATTGATCCGCGCTGACTACCATCCCGGCGACATTGCGCGCGTGTATTCCCGCTACGCCGCCGCGATTTCCGTGCTTTGCGAGCCGGATCGCTTCGGCGGCGACTACGACCACTTGGCCACCGTGGCGGCGAGCACGCACCTTCCGGTGTTGTGCAAGGACTTTATTATCGCGCCGGAGCAGGTTCACGCCGCCCGGCTATTCGGTGCGGACGCGATCCTGCTGATGCTGTCTATTTTGTCGGACGAGGAATACCGCGAACTTGCGGCCTTAGCGGGGGAGTACAACCTAGACATCCTTACGGAGGTCATCGACGAGTCGGAGATGGAACGCGCGACGCATTTGGGCGCGCAGATCATCGGCATCAATCACCGCAATTTGCACGACCTGTCCATCGACCTATCCCGTTCGGCGTTGTTAGCACCGCTCGCCCCGCCCAACACGGTTGTGATCGCCGAGTCTGGCATCCGAGATCACTCGACGGTGCGCGCGATCTCCAAGCATGTTAATGGGTTTCTTGTGGGCTCGCAGCTTACCGGCCAGCCAGATATCGACCGCGCCTGCCGTTCGCTCGTGTTCGGCGACAACAAGGTTTGCGGCTTAACCACGCCCCGCGCCGCGCAACTCGCCCGCGCACACGGCGCTGTTTACGGTGGCCTGATCTTCGAAGCTGAGTCTCCGCGCAATGTTTCACGTGAAACATCCCAAGAAATCATGGCGGCCGAGCCCGCGCTTACATACGTAGCGGTCACCCGCCGCACACGGGGCTTCGAGGAGCTAGATATCCCAGGCATCGAAGCCATTCAGGTCCATGCGCCACTCCAGCCGACCCTCGCCGAGGAGCTTTCGCTTATCGACGCCGCGCGAACCGCGCATCCCGGCAAACAAATCTGGCGCGCGATTTCCATGACCCACCCCGATGGGCCCGAGTTCGCGGCTCAGCTCGTCGATCACGTGGACATGCTCGTGCTCGATGCTCAGGAGGGTGGCAGCGGTACCAGCTTCGATTGGTCCACCATCCCAGATCACATCCGCGAACGCAGCCTGCTCGCGGGCGGGATCGGTCCGAGTAACGCCGCCGAAGCCCTCGCCGTCGGATGCATAGGTCTGGATCTTAACTCCGGTGTGGAGTACGCACACAGCAACGAAAAGGACGCCACGAAGGTGGCCGCCGTATTCTCAACTATCCGAAAAGACAGGTAA